In Leptospira levettii, the genomic window CCTTGTGGTTCAATGATCTCACCCGTTAAAGGATTTTCTAAAACCATCAAAATCCCTTTTTGAGCAAAAACAAAATCTGTGGGATGAGTAAAATGTAATCCTTCTACAATTTCTTCGGCAATGGAAGAAAAACTAGGAACTGGAGCATTTTTCATTTTTTCCAATTCTTGGGTTTTCAGTTTTTCTTGTACTTTGTTTAGGACTTCTATAAAATTCGAATTGAGATATGCTGATACTTCTTCTTTGGAGACACCTAACAACGTCGCAAACTGTGGGAGGTGTTCAAAAAATTGATCCGTTTTTTTGATGTTCCCCGTCATGTAGGATTTGATTTGTTTGGCGACTTCTTCCACTTTTGCGGGATCCATCTTTTTGGCTTTTAAGAGGCGTTTGAAAATATCAATATGGGCATGGAAATAGGACAAAAATTCCCCATACGCGGTGAATTCATATTCCCCTTGTCCTTTTTTCTCTAAGACTTTTTTGCTAGTTTCTGCCATAATGGAATCTCATCCAAAACATAGGAAAAGAAACAAGGGTCAAGATTTTTACGAACCGATTGACGAAATGCAAGCAGAGAGGAGTCTATACGATATGAAACGTTTTTTTTTACTGGTGACACTTGGATTTGTCGTGTTCTTTTCTACATCTTGCCAAAAACGACAAGATAAAACTCTGGAAAGAAACTTATTCACATTCATCGTTTCCTGCACTGGGGGTAGTCTTACTGCATGTAATGCTGATTGTGCAGCCAAATACCCAAACATCACTGGTGACAATTATCCGACTGCTTCTACCTGTTTCAGCAATTGTTCCACCAATTGTAGTTTGTCAGCGACCTTACTCCTCTTAACCAACAAATAAACTGGCCTTACGTGCCATAGACCAAAAAACTTGCGGCAACAATCCCGCAAGTTTCCGTCCTAAGGACACCGCCAGGTAAAGTCAATTTCGGAATCTGATTGTGTTCCATCCACGTTTCTTCTTCCTCATGGAAACCACCTTCTGGTCCGATCACAGGAATTTTGTTTACCAAACCGGACAATTCGAACGGTTTTTGTCCAAAAGGATGGAAGACCACCAAACTTTCTTTATGTGCTTCCATCCAATTCTTTGCTGTTTCAATCGATAGTTTTAAGATTTCAGTCTGTTTGGATTGTGCTGCCGCTTCCTTTACAATCTTTTCAGCTCGTTCCAAATTAAATTCTTTGCGGATGGAATGACGAAACACTAAAAATACCACTTCATTCAGTCCAATCTCAGTCACCTTCTGTAAGAAAAAATCCAAACGATTTCCTTTTGGTAAAGCGATGGCAATTTTTTTTCGATCGGCTTTAGGAGGAACAAATGTTTCTCTTTGGAACTTTAGTTCCTTCGAATGGGGAGTGATTAGGTAATCATACAATCCACCCTGCCCATCCCGAATTTGAATGATGGTGGCTTCACTACCTAAACGAAGTGCACGAAGGTGATTCACTTCTTCCTTCGTTAATTCAATTTTGTCTTTTTTTTGGAATGGAATGCGAAATAGGATGAGACCCGGTTCCAATGATTATCTACTTAAATTATCTACATTAAAGAGAGAAGCGTCTGGGTTTACAGTTTTGTCCACTTCTTGGATTTCCCAAACCGTGATACTACCTGTATTCAAATCTAACATTTCCAAACGAGAAGCTTTTTGTACATCTTCCACTTTTCCCGTTGCGTCTTTGATTTTGACAGGTCCATATTTTAAGTTTAATGTTTTAAATAAAATACCATCACGGTCATGAAAGTCAACGCGGTAAGGTTTTAAATCTTTTTTACCAACGAGTAACACCAGTTTTTTGTAGAAATATGGTAAAATTGGTTTGAGAGAAACTCTGTAATACATCTCTCCGCCAATTTCCAAATCACCATTCACAAGTGGGTTGTAATTAGCCTGATAGGAATATCCAGACAAATCTACATAAAAAAATCCAGTTCCCATTAGGGATTCGTATTTTTCGTCATCTGTTTTTCGAAACAGTTTGGCACTGAGAACATTGAAGAAAAATACATTTTCCCCTTCATCCTTTGTTAGCAGTTTGGATTCGAGGCCTCGCCCTTTTCTGTCAAAAAGAAGCAAAGCGTCTTCCCCATTAAAAAATCGATTGATTCTCCATGTTTCCGATGTTCCGTTCCTACGAATGAGAACATAGGTTCCTTTCACAAGGCCCTTTCCATAATCCATTTCTCGGTCAAGCCTCGCGAGTAATTCTTGGGCCGATAAACTAGTGTCAGGTGCTTGGGCCTCGAGAGATACAAAAGAAATCAAAAATAATAAATACCAAAGTTTTCGCATGTGATTTCTTTATTCAGCTCTCATTGAAGGTTTTGTATAGGAATACAATCCATGCACACTACCTTGTGCTTGGGCTGATTCTGTCCTACGTTCAAAACGAAGTTGTCCTGCACGTAATGCCTTATGAAGGTCAGGAATATTTCGGTATCCCATGTCTTGGAAACTTTGTCTGAGACCTTGAACTAGGTAAGGGATTAGATTTAAAACAGATCCTTTGTCCACAACATAACCAGAAACACCTTGTGCGACTTTGATTTTTTGGGATTCAGAGAAATACCGTTTGTCTCCACCTTTGTTCATCGCTTCTAAACTTGCCATTCCTCTATATTTCTTTAGACGAATCCCATTCTCATAAAAATACTCACCAGGTGCTTCTTTTGTTCCTGCAAACATAGAACCCATCATACACATGGATGCACCAATTGCGAGAGCATTGGCGATATCACCAATGTTTGAAATACCACCATCTGCGATCACAGGAACCCCGTGAGCTTGTGCATACTCTGCAGTTTTAAATACAGCAGTTGCTTGTGCACGTCCCACTGCCATTGTATCTTGTGTGATACAAATAGAACCAGGTCCCATACCAATGCGAAGACCATCCGCACCAGCTGCAATGAGGTTTGCCGCTTGTGCTTTTGTGACAACGTTTCCACCAATCACATCAGTATTTGGGAAATTGGATTTAATCCATTGGATCATTTCCATTTGGTAACTTGAGTTTCCTTGAGCGGAATCTATAATGATTGCATCCACTCCCACTTCTGCAAGAGCTGCCATCCTGTCACGTGACTCTGGTAAGGTGGAAAGTGCAGCACCCACTCTTAATCTTTTTTGATCGTCTTTTGAGGATTGAGGGAATTCTTTATTTTTTTTCAGGTCACTGCGGCAAATGAGAGCTACAAGTTTCCCTTGTTTGTCAACAATTGGCAGTTTTCCTTTTTTACTTGTACGAAGGATGTCATTTGCTTCTCGTAAGCTGATTCCCACATTTGCGGTGATGAGCTCCGTAGTCATCACCTTCCCTAATTTGATGTCGCGATCTCTTTCAAAATCTACATCACGGTTGGTAACAATACCAACTAACTTGGTTCTTGCGGTGCCATCTTCCGTAATTGGGATTCCACTGAATCCATATTTTTCTTTCACAGCATCTAAATCAGCAAGTGTGTGTTCAGGAGAGAGTAAAATTGGATCTTTGATAAAACCATTTTCAAATCGTTTTACCTTACGCACTAACTCCACTTGTTCTTCAATTGTATTATTATAATGAATGATTCCAATTCCACCCATGAGTGCCTGCGCAATTGCCATTTCTGACTCTGTGACAGTGTCCATAGGAGAACTCATAAGAGGTCTTTTGAGTGTAATATTTTTAGAAAGTTTTGTTTCGAGATCAACATCGCTTGGATTGAAGTCTATATACCCAGGTAGTACTAAAAAATCTCGATACGTGAGTCCCATGTTGACCGAGAAGAGCTCTTGTCCACTGACTCCATCGAGAAGCTCAGATCCTGGTAGGGGGTGATTTGACATAATTATCCTTCCTTTTTCTACTTTAGGTAAGAAAACTCTAAGTGCAAGAGAATTTCAGGAGAAAATTGACCGATAATAGTGAGTACCACGACCTTTTATGGAAACAGTAGAAAGAAACAAACGTTCCTTGGATGTTTTTTCCGACACGGAAAAAAAACTGCATGTTTTGACCAAATTTCTATTAAATCAGGAATTAAACCTGAAGGACGATATCCATTCGGGAGAAATTTGTTACCTCAAAAAAGTGTCTCAAGACGGGAACAAAGTTCTTGTGAGCGTAAGGCCAACCATCACCCTTTCTGTGGGTCAAAAAATCACTCTCTACAAAATCCTTGGCCGTTACCTCCACTTAGAATGTACTGTGGAACAAGATAAAGGTGAATCTCAATACATCCTGCATTTGAACAAAATTGCCATTGCTAAAAAGGATAGAGAAAGTTCGAGGATTCCTGTCCCTCCTGGATCCGCTTGGATTACCAATGTGGTGTCCAGTAAGGCAAAAATTGAAACTGATATGTTTCATGTTCCTACGGCAGTGAAAGTCAACTTCCAAGACTATGAAACCAAACTGAAAAATTCAGTGGATTTTATCAAAATTTCCACATTTAATTCCCGTGAAGATGGTGAAATCATACGCCTCATCAAAAAAACAAAAAAAGGATTACTTCTCGAAGATGTCAACAATCGGGAATGTTATGAAACTTCACCTAACGAAGATTTTATAGTTTTTGCTGACGAAATTGAAGAAGATATCAATAAAGAAATCAACAATCGTCGTAATTTAAAAATCAAATCGGAACTCATTCTACCGATTTTGTATTTAAACGATGAAGAAGAATCCATTCCCATCGGATACATCCACATGCAAAGTAAAACTGAAAACTTTGATCTCTTAAAAGCAATGGAGATGAAAACTTTGTGTTTTGAAATGGTGGATCGAATTCGTCATTCGAATATGATCAAATCAGATGGTAAGTTTCCAGTGATTGATATTTCAGAAGGTGGATTAAAAGTGATTGTAGACCACCCAGATCTCATCCAAAGCCTTCCCAAACTCACTGGTTTTCAGTTTGATATTTTCTTTAAGATGCAATCCCCTCTCACTGCTTTTGGACAGATCAAAACGATCACTAAAAATGAAGAAGGCCACCTAACAGTGGGTCTTGCAATTGCAGGGCATTCCTCACGTGCAGGTGAGAAAAAACGATTCTTAGAAAACGTAGAATTTTTCCGAAAACAACTCCAGAAAAACTAAGCACTTGGGATTGCAGAATAGGATCGGTTTATAATTCTCCGTAACCCAATACTTCCATTGACCATTTTTCTTCCCAGTTTCTACTTGTGAACGTGATTGCCTCTGGGTCCAATTGTTTTAACAATTCCCAATCTTTCGTTGTGATTGTTTCACCTGAAACCAAATAAAAAAACGAATCTTCAGGATCTAATTTGGAAATGGTTTCCGGATGTATCCTTTCATAAACCAAAAAGGATTCTTCTCCAGTGAATGAATCCCTCCAATTCCAGAATGAATCTTTTCCTTCTGGGAACACAAAAACCAATCGGTGTTGTAAATTTTCACCTCGGTATTCTAAGGTTTTTGCCAAATAGGAATTTCGTTTGGAATGGAGTAAGTTCTCTAAACTTGAGATTTCATTTAGTTTTGGAACTTCTAATAACGGGATCACAAAATCGATGGTACAAAATGGTTCTGCTTCTATTTTTTTTTCGATGACATCCATAATTTCCAATCGATCTTTCGAAAGGGAATCGGTATGGAACCAAACACTTTGGTGCCTTGTCCCACGT contains:
- a CDS encoding 16S rRNA (uracil(1498)-N(3))-methyltransferase; amino-acid sequence: MEPGLILFRIPFQKKDKIELTKEEVNHLRALRLGSEATIIQIRDGQGGLYDYLITPHSKELKFQRETFVPPKADRKKIAIALPKGNRLDFFLQKVTEIGLNEVVFLVFRHSIRKEFNLERAEKIVKEAAAQSKQTEILKLSIETAKNWMEAHKESLVVFHPFGQKPFELSGLVNKIPVIGPEGGFHEEEETWMEHNQIPKLTLPGGVLRTETCGIVAASFLVYGT
- a CDS encoding outer membrane lipoprotein-sorting protein; the encoded protein is MRKLWYLLFLISFVSLEAQAPDTSLSAQELLARLDREMDYGKGLVKGTYVLIRRNGTSETWRINRFFNGEDALLLFDRKGRGLESKLLTKDEGENVFFFNVLSAKLFRKTDDEKYESLMGTGFFYVDLSGYSYQANYNPLVNGDLEIGGEMYYRVSLKPILPYFYKKLVLLVGKKDLKPYRVDFHDRDGILFKTLNLKYGPVKIKDATGKVEDVQKASRLEMLDLNTGSITVWEIQEVDKTVNPDASLFNVDNLSR
- the guaB gene encoding IMP dehydrogenase; this translates as MSNHPLPGSELLDGVSGQELFSVNMGLTYRDFLVLPGYIDFNPSDVDLETKLSKNITLKRPLMSSPMDTVTESEMAIAQALMGGIGIIHYNNTIEEQVELVRKVKRFENGFIKDPILLSPEHTLADLDAVKEKYGFSGIPITEDGTARTKLVGIVTNRDVDFERDRDIKLGKVMTTELITANVGISLREANDILRTSKKGKLPIVDKQGKLVALICRSDLKKNKEFPQSSKDDQKRLRVGAALSTLPESRDRMAALAEVGVDAIIIDSAQGNSSYQMEMIQWIKSNFPNTDVIGGNVVTKAQAANLIAAGADGLRIGMGPGSICITQDTMAVGRAQATAVFKTAEYAQAHGVPVIADGGISNIGDIANALAIGASMCMMGSMFAGTKEAPGEYFYENGIRLKKYRGMASLEAMNKGGDKRYFSESQKIKVAQGVSGYVVDKGSVLNLIPYLVQGLRQSFQDMGYRNIPDLHKALRAGQLRFERRTESAQAQGSVHGLYSYTKPSMRAE
- a CDS encoding DUF1577 domain-containing protein codes for the protein METVERNKRSLDVFSDTEKKLHVLTKFLLNQELNLKDDIHSGEICYLKKVSQDGNKVLVSVRPTITLSVGQKITLYKILGRYLHLECTVEQDKGESQYILHLNKIAIAKKDRESSRIPVPPGSAWITNVVSSKAKIETDMFHVPTAVKVNFQDYETKLKNSVDFIKISTFNSREDGEIIRLIKKTKKGLLLEDVNNRECYETSPNEDFIVFADEIEEDINKEINNRRNLKIKSELILPILYLNDEEESIPIGYIHMQSKTENFDLLKAMEMKTLCFEMVDRIRHSNMIKSDGKFPVIDISEGGLKVIVDHPDLIQSLPKLTGFQFDIFFKMQSPLTAFGQIKTITKNEEGHLTVGLAIAGHSSRAGEKKRFLENVEFFRKQLQKN